One Papaver somniferum cultivar HN1 chromosome 10, ASM357369v1, whole genome shotgun sequence genomic window carries:
- the LOC113319398 gene encoding arogenate dehydratase/prephenate dehydratase 1, chloroplastic-like, producing the protein MALKGFPSWVCSVPLPPHNLGKGDFNFKRSGFALDLKTKKVYSVLEGYSTQKAITSVEDENPSVRLKRAVDQVDTKEERKFHKDLNFLPRPLSVTDFSASPSNGSNMRVAYQGVPGAYSEAAALKAYPGCEAVPCDQFEAAFKAVELWLVDKAILPIENSLGGSIHRNYDLLLRHRLHIVGEVQLAVNHCLLGLPGIRKEDLKRVISHPQALAQCEITLSKLGVVRESVDDTAGAAQHVASHQLRDTGAVASSRAAEIYGLNILVEGIQDDCDNITRFLILAREPILAKTDRPFKTSIVFTLEEGPGVLFKALAVFALRDINLTKIESRPQKKRPFRVVDDSNNGTAKYFDYLFYIDFEASMAERRSQSALGHLQEFATFLRVLGSYPMDTMS; encoded by the exons ATGGCGTTGAAGGGTTTTCCTAGTTGGGTTTGTTCTGTTCCTCTTCCTCCTCATAACTTGGGTAAAGGAGATTTCAACTTTAAACGTTCTGGGTTTGCTttggatttgaagacaaagaaagtTTACAGTGTTTTGGAAGGTTATTCAACTCAAAAGGCGATAACTTCTGTGGAAGATGAAAATCCATCAGTGAGATTAAAGCGTGCAGTAGATCAAGTGGatactaaagaagaaagaaaatttcATAAAGATTTGAACTTTCTTCCTC GACCTTTATCTGTGACTGATTTTTCTGCTTCTCCTAGTAATGGTTCAAATATGCGTGTGGCATATCAG GGGGTACCAGGAGCATACAGTGAAGCTGCTGCCCTTAAAGCATACCCTGGATGTGAGGCTGTCCCTTGTGATCAGTTTGAAGCAGCATTCAAG GCGGTTGAATTGTGGCTGGTTGATAAAGCAATCCTTCCCATTGAGAATTCCTTAGGTGGAAGCATACATCGTAATTATGATTTACTCCTTCGACATAGACTTCATATTGTTGGTGAAGTACAGTTGGCTGTTAATCATTGCCTTCTGGGACTGCCTGGCATAAGAAAGGAAGACCTGAAACGCGTCATAAGTCATCCACAG GCACTTGCACAATGTGAAATTACACTTAGCAAGTTAGGTGTTGTCAGGGAAAGTGTGGATGATACTGCTGGTGCTGCTCAG CATGTAgcctcacaccaactaagagatACTGGCGCTGTTGCAAGTTCTCGAGCTGCAGAAATATATGGTCTCAACATACTTGTGGAAGGTATCCAG GATGACTGTGACAATATTACTCGCTTTTTGATACTTGCGAGAGAACCAATTCTAGCAAAAACTGATAGACCCTTTAAG ACAAGCATTGTATTTACGCTAGAAGAAGGTCCTGGAGTATTGTTTAAAGCCTTAGCAGTGTTCGCTTTGAGAGACATTAATTTGACTAAG ATTGAGAGCCGACCCCAGAAAAAGAGGCCATTTAGGGTTGTCGATGACTCTAATAATGGGACTGCCAA ATATTTCGACTACCTATTTTATATCGATTTTGAAGCGTCAATGGCAGAACGTCGCTCACAATCTGCTTTAGGGCATCTTCAG GAATTTGCAACATTTCTTCGTGTCCTGGGAAGCTATCCGATGGATACCATGTCCTAA
- the LOC113315016 gene encoding 5'-adenylylsulfate reductase 1, chloroplastic-like: MALFTSSSSSIAGSLSHPQSSQKLKAHPIGSFCPLDRSLKHHSVSTRRQCSVTPVLAELKRSDPIVPNAATMVAPEVVENVETTEDYEELARQLVRASPLEIMDKALEKFGNDIGIAFSGAEDVALIEYARLTGRPFRVFSLDTGRLNLETYKFFDAVEKHYGIHIEYMFPDAVEVQGLVRTKGLFSFYEDGHQECCRIRKVRPLRRALKGLRAWITGQRKDQSPGTRAEIPVVQVDPTFEGLEGGVGSLIKWNPVANVNGGDIWNFLRAMNVPVNALHLQGYVSIGCEPCTRPVLPGQHEREGRWWWEDAKAKECGLHKGNIRQQEGVHLNGTNGNVNGAVNNTNGDAAADIFSSESIVNLSRVGIENLAKLGNRREPWLVVLYAPWCRFCQAMEESYIDIAEKLNGSGVKVGKFRADGEHKSYAQKKLQMGSFPTILFFPTHSSQPIKYPSEKRDADSLMAFVNALR, from the exons ATGGCGTTAtttacttcttcatcatcttcaatagcTGGTTCCCTTTCTCATCCACAATCTTCCCAAAAACTCAAAG CGCATCCGATTGGTTCGTTTTGTCCATTGGATCGATCATTGAAGCATCATTCTGTTTCAACTCGGAGACAATGTTCAGTAACCCCAGTTTTAGCCGAGTTAAAACGGAGTGATCCAATTGTTCCAAATGCAGCAACCATGGTTGCACCTG AAGTGGTTGAGAATGTAGAAACAACAGAAGATTATGAGGAATTGGCCAGACAACTTGTGCGAGCTTCTCCTCTTGAGATTATGGATAAAGCACTTGAGAAATTCGGAAACGATATCGGGATTGCATTTAG TGGAGCAGAAGATGTTGCGTTGATTGAGTATGCACGATTAACAGGAAGACCCTTTAGGGTATTTAGTCTTGACACTGGGAGGTTAAACTTGGAAACCTACAAATTCTTTGATGCAGTCGAGAAACACTATGGCATCCATATAGAGTACATGTTTCCAGATGCTGTTGAAGTACAAGGTCTAGTTAGAACAAAGGGACTGTTCTCTTTCTATGAAGATGGGCACCAAGAATGTTGTAGAATCAGAAAGGTTAGACCTTTAAGAAGGGCACTTAAGGGTCTCCGTGCTTGGATCACTGGGCAAAGAAAAGATCAATCTCCAGGAACTAGAGCTGAAATCCCTGTTGTTCAGGTTGATCCAACATTTGAAGGACTAGAAGGTGGGGTCGGCAGTTTGATCAAGTGGAACCCGGTGGCTAATGTAAATGGGGGAGACATTTGGAATTTCCTTCGTGCGATGAACGTTCCTGTGAACGCATTGCACTTGCAGGGTTATGTTTCAATTGGGTGTGAACCGTGTACTAGACCTGTGTTGCCTGGACAACATGAAAGAGAGGGCAGGTGGTGGTGGGAAGATGCAAAGGCTAAAGAGTGTGGTCTCCACAAAGGCAACATCCGACAACAAGAAGGTGTTCACCTTAACGGTACTAATGGAAATGTTAATGGAGCTGTCAATAACACCAATGGAGATGCTGCCGCCGACATCTTTAGTTCAGAAAGCATAGTGAATCTAAGCAGAGTGGGGATTGAAAACTTGGCTAAGCTTGGGAACAGAAGAGAGCCATGGCTTGTCGTTCTGTATGCACCTTGGTGCCGGTTCTGTCAG GCAATGGAAGAGTCATACATTGATATAGCAGAGAAATTGAATGGATCAGGTGTAAAGGTAGGAAAGTTTAGGGCAGATGGAGAACACAAGTCATACGCGCAAAAGAAGTTGCAGATGGGTAGCTTCCCTACCATACTCTTCTTCCCTACTCACTCTTCTCAGCCTATCAAATACCCATCTGAGAAAAGAGATGCCGATTCTTTGATGGCTTTTGTCAATGCTTTGAGATAA
- the LOC113315639 gene encoding uncharacterized protein LOC113315639: MTSIAQSLYYHNYIWIDRVGLAGGLLLMWKDGITCDIASSADNIIHALIRIDLCKPEVLMYFMYDSTYNDPKKKQWNFLHELSEVVYQPWLVLGDLNFYLARNCSSSDTWVQNKVRDIGLSDLGYEGNDYTWTSNSFGTGIRKARLDMGLGNTDWFLQFPNAKICHLNHIASDHCPIMLITDPIPKKFWRPFKNFGTWMKHDSFKSNMEQAWNIDVQGSPSHKFRNKLQHTRFILARWNKLEFGDIHKNIKILQDKLDIAQKEPTSISQEMKVKNITHDLENWYKIQTSFYKEKSRDKHIHDMDNNTKYFHSIVNKRLHRNNISALIDNEGNKHRDRDSISNLLTTHFSTIACTSNPVLTDAAFDVIHAITNDSDNEVLLAVPSADEITSVVKSMPAWSSLGPDGFQAGFYQSQWDIVGKDVIDVVQKFFITGFMPKDLNKTYIGLIPKVKDPKKPS; this comes from the coding sequence ATGACTTCCATTGCTCAAAGTTTATATTATCATAACTACATTTGGATTGATAGAGTAGGCCTGGCAGGTGGTTTACTTCTTATGTGGAAGGATGGAATAACATGTGATATTGCTAGTTCAGCTGATAATATTATTCATGCTCTCATTAGAATTGATCTTTGTAAACCAGAAGTCCTTATGTATTTTATGTATGATTCTACATACAATGATCCTAAAAAGAAGCAATGGAACTTTTTACATGAACTCAGTGAAGTTGTTTACCAACCTTGGCTAGTACTAGGTGATCTAAATTTCTATTTAGCTAGAAATTGTAGTAGCTCTGACACTTGGGTTCAGAATAAGGTTAGGGATATTGGCCTTTCTGATTTAGGTTATGAAGGTAATGACTATACTTGGACCAGTAATAGCTTTGGTACTGGCATAAGAAAAGCTAGACTAGATATGGGTTTAGGAAATACTGATTGGTTTTTGCAATTTCCTAATGCTAAAATTTGTCATTTGAATCATATTGCTTCTGACCATTGTCCTATAATGCTCATTACTGATCCCATTCCTAAGAAGTTTTGGAGACCTTTTAAGAATTTTGGTACATGGATGAAACATGATTCTTTTAAATCTAATATGGAACAGGCTTGGAATATAGATGTTCAGGGTAGTCCTTCCCATAAATTTAGAAACAAGCTGCAGCATACTAGATTCATCTTAGCTAGATGGAACAAGCTAGAATTTGGTGACATTCATAAAAACATTAAGATTTTACAGGATAAGTTGGATATAGCTCAGAAAGAACCAACTTCTATCAGTCAAGAAATGAAGGTAAAAAATATAACTCATGATCTGGAAAACTGGTATAAAATACAAACTAGTTTTTACAAAGAGAAATCTAGAGACAAACATATACATGATATGGATAACAAcactaaatattttcattctATTGTCAATAAAAGGCTGCATAGAAATAATATTAGTgctcttattgataatgaaggaaACAAGCATAGAGACAGAGATAGCATAAGTAATCTTCTTACTACTCACTTTAGCACCATTGCTTGTACAAGTAATCCTGTCTTGACTGATGCTGCTTTTGATGTTATTCATGCTATTACTAATGACTCTGATAATGAGGTTTTGCTTGCTGTTCCTTCTGCTGATGAAATTACTAGTGTTGTTAAGTCTATGCCAGCTTGGAGTTCTCTAGGTCCTGATGGTTTCCAAGCTGGTTTTTATCAATCTCAGTGGGATATTGTTGGTAAAGATGTAATTGATGTTGTTCAGAAATTCTTTATTACTGGATTTATGCCTAAAGATCTTAATAAGACTTATATTGGTCTTATTCCTAAGGTTAAAGACCCTAAAAAGCCATCTtaa